In Janibacter sp. CX7, a single genomic region encodes these proteins:
- a CDS encoding AI-2E family transporter: protein MSDQRRPKGVRLPRITRRLPQLPAAPPPERQIVIQTTPPTPSAPPTVPPTFRAASEWVWRSLIIGVGVLALLWLISKLSEVVFPVIIALLLAALLEPLYQRLRIVLPRGLAAGVTVLGTLAVLVALFSFVGNQFTTQLGDIVGQVTQGVNQSRQWIVDTFGLTEGQITTWLTDQWAKVSQQQDVGARATQAGLTVGHLLTGFFLAMFSLFFFLYDGPGIWAWVVRLFPRGARAKVLSSGAIAWNQLKAFTRATILVAATDALGIGLGALLLGVPFASGIALLVFVGSFVPIVGALLSGFVAVVLAFVAKGPITALIMLGVVVAVQQLESHVLQPLLLGRAVRVHPLAVILAIATGIIVGGVIGALVAVPTAAVLNAVGHNLLDPVPEDADEPSDLVESPAEAAEIREDVAEADERAELDPGESPYDV from the coding sequence ATGAGCGACCAGCGCCGCCCGAAGGGGGTGCGGCTGCCCCGCATCACCCGCCGCCTGCCCCAGCTGCCGGCGGCTCCGCCACCGGAGCGGCAGATCGTCATCCAGACCACGCCGCCGACACCGTCGGCCCCGCCGACGGTGCCCCCGACCTTCCGCGCGGCCTCGGAGTGGGTGTGGCGCTCGCTGATCATCGGCGTCGGGGTCCTCGCCCTGCTGTGGCTCATCTCGAAGCTCTCCGAGGTCGTCTTCCCGGTCATCATCGCGCTGCTGCTCGCGGCTCTGCTCGAGCCGCTCTACCAGCGCCTGCGGATCGTCCTGCCTCGCGGGCTGGCCGCGGGCGTCACGGTGCTCGGCACGCTCGCGGTCCTCGTCGCGCTCTTCAGCTTCGTCGGCAACCAGTTCACGACCCAGCTGGGCGACATCGTCGGGCAGGTGACCCAGGGCGTGAACCAGTCGCGCCAGTGGATCGTCGACACCTTCGGCCTCACCGAGGGCCAGATCACGACCTGGCTGACCGACCAGTGGGCCAAGGTCAGCCAGCAGCAGGACGTCGGCGCCCGGGCGACCCAGGCCGGCCTGACCGTCGGCCACCTGCTCACCGGCTTCTTCCTCGCGATGTTCTCGCTCTTCTTCTTCCTCTACGACGGCCCGGGCATCTGGGCGTGGGTCGTGCGCCTCTTCCCCCGCGGCGCCCGCGCCAAGGTCCTCTCCTCGGGCGCCATCGCGTGGAACCAGCTCAAGGCCTTCACCCGCGCGACGATCCTCGTCGCCGCGACCGACGCCCTCGGCATCGGGCTGGGCGCGCTCCTGCTGGGCGTCCCCTTCGCCTCCGGCATCGCGCTGCTCGTCTTCGTCGGCTCCTTCGTCCCGATCGTCGGTGCGCTGCTGTCGGGCTTCGTCGCGGTCGTCCTGGCCTTCGTCGCCAAGGGGCCGATCACCGCCCTCATCATGCTCGGCGTCGTCGTCGCGGTGCAGCAGCTCGAGTCGCACGTACTTCAGCCACTGCTCCTCGGCCGGGCCGTGCGGGTCCACCCGCTCGCGGTCATCCTCGCCATCGCGACGGGCATCATCGTCGGCGGCGTCATCGGTGCTCTCGTCGCCGTTCCGACCGCGGCCGTGCTCAACGCCGTCGGCCACAACCTCCTCGACCCCGTGCCGGAGGACGCCGACGAACCGTCAGACCTTGTGGAGTCACCTGCCGAGGCGGCGGAGATCCGTGAGGACGTCGCCGAGGCGGACGAGCGGGCCGAGCTCGACCCGGGAGAGTCCCCCTACGACGTCTGA
- a CDS encoding FAD-binding oxidoreductase: MLTELVDLTDLVDALPEGTVVRDADVIEGYRADMASLVPPGTPVAVVRPRTTEAVSACLAWASRTGTTVVPRGAGTGLSGGATARDDCIVVSLERMDRIREVDPANHTVVVEAGVVNAEVSRAVAEHGLFYPPDPGSFEVSTIGGNLATNAGGMRCVKYGVTRQSVLGLEVVLADGRVLTTGGRTLKDSAGLDLTQLMIGSEGTLGIITSASLRVRPLPESTATFVATFPTLDHGGAALAAICASDMTPSVLEVLDRATVNAVEDHQRMDLDRGTALLLIGQTDGHRSAEDADRLVALCEEAGASMALATSDPEDGQRLMHARRLAGWVVMERGATVVEDVAVPRTRLLQMLQRVEQIGEELGLEICTVGHAGDGNLHPMLCLPDLGPESQDLGLRAADRICQAAIALGGTVTGEHGVGELKRGMLHQQLSETSLSVQAAIKSALDPDGILNPGRGW; this comes from the coding sequence ATGCTGACGGAGCTGGTCGACCTGACGGACCTGGTCGATGCGCTGCCCGAGGGCACCGTCGTCCGGGACGCCGACGTCATCGAGGGGTACCGCGCCGACATGGCCAGCCTCGTGCCCCCGGGCACGCCGGTCGCCGTGGTCCGGCCCCGCACCACCGAAGCCGTCTCGGCGTGCCTGGCCTGGGCCTCCCGCACGGGGACGACTGTGGTCCCCCGCGGGGCAGGCACCGGCCTGTCGGGTGGGGCCACCGCCCGTGACGACTGCATCGTCGTCTCGCTGGAGCGGATGGACCGGATCCGGGAGGTCGACCCGGCGAACCACACCGTCGTCGTCGAGGCCGGCGTCGTCAACGCCGAGGTGTCCAGGGCGGTCGCCGAGCACGGGCTCTTCTACCCGCCGGATCCCGGCAGCTTCGAGGTCTCGACGATCGGCGGCAACCTCGCGACCAATGCGGGCGGCATGCGCTGCGTCAAGTACGGCGTGACCCGCCAGTCGGTCCTCGGGCTGGAGGTCGTCCTGGCCGACGGGCGGGTCCTGACGACGGGTGGGCGCACGCTCAAGGACAGCGCCGGTCTCGACCTCACCCAGCTGATGATCGGCTCCGAGGGGACCCTCGGCATCATCACCTCGGCGAGCCTGCGAGTCCGACCGCTGCCGGAGTCGACCGCGACCTTCGTCGCGACCTTCCCCACCCTGGACCACGGTGGTGCGGCCCTCGCGGCGATCTGCGCGTCCGACATGACGCCGAGCGTCCTCGAGGTGCTCGACCGGGCGACGGTCAACGCGGTCGAGGACCACCAGCGGATGGACCTCGACCGAGGCACGGCACTGCTCCTCATCGGGCAGACGGACGGGCACCGCAGCGCGGAGGACGCCGACCGTCTCGTCGCCCTGTGCGAGGAGGCGGGCGCGTCCATGGCACTCGCCACGAGCGACCCCGAGGACGGGCAGCGGCTCATGCACGCGCGGCGGCTGGCCGGATGGGTGGTCATGGAGCGGGGCGCGACGGTCGTCGAGGACGTCGCGGTGCCCCGCACCCGGCTGCTGCAGATGCTCCAGCGCGTCGAGCAGATCGGTGAGGAGCTCGGGCTGGAGATCTGCACCGTGGGTCACGCGGGTGACGGCAACCTGCACCCCATGCTGTGCCTGCCGGACCTCGGCCCGGAGTCGCAGGACCTCGGCCTGCGTGCCGCGGACCGGATCTGCCAGGCGGCCATCGCTCTCGGCGGGACCGTGACCGGCGAGCACGGCGTGGGCGAGCTCAAGCGCGGGATGCTCCACCAACAGCTCTCGGAGACCTCCCTGTCGGTGCAGGCCGCCATCAAGTCCGCCCTCGACCCCGACGGCATCCTCAACCCGGGACGGGGCTGGTGA
- a CDS encoding dihydrofolate reductase family protein — protein MAPTPRLVTYSMNISLDGYIVGPDGGFDWSEPDEEVFAAHTDELRGIGVHLLGRRLHETMSYWETADQEPESDYSTVEWARMWRAVPKVVFSRTLTEVTGTNTRLATRGLAEEIAALRAESDEGEIALGGGELAAAAAAADLVDEYRPFVLPVVVGGGRPYWPEGLARIDLERVSSRTFGNGVVASRYRVVR, from the coding sequence ATGGCACCCACGCCCCGCCTCGTCACCTACTCGATGAACATCTCGCTCGACGGCTACATCGTCGGGCCGGACGGTGGCTTCGACTGGTCGGAGCCGGACGAAGAGGTCTTCGCGGCCCACACCGACGAGCTGCGGGGGATCGGCGTGCACCTGCTCGGCCGCCGGCTGCACGAGACGATGTCCTACTGGGAGACCGCCGACCAGGAGCCCGAGTCCGACTACTCCACGGTCGAGTGGGCGCGGATGTGGCGGGCGGTGCCCAAGGTCGTCTTCTCCCGCACCCTCACCGAGGTGACCGGGACCAACACCCGGCTGGCGACGCGCGGCCTCGCCGAGGAGATCGCGGCCCTGCGAGCCGAGTCCGACGAAGGGGAGATCGCCCTCGGTGGCGGCGAGCTCGCCGCGGCGGCTGCGGCCGCCGACCTCGTCGACGAGTACCGGCCCTTCGTCCTACCCGTCGTCGTCGGGGGCGGGCGCCCCTACTGGCCCGAGGGGCTGGCCCGGATCGACCTCGAGCGCGTGTCCAGCCGCACCTTCGGCAACGGCGTGGTCGCATCGCGCTACCGGGTGGTGCGGTGA
- a CDS encoding LysR family transcriptional regulator gives MLSDLNLIRTFLVLHETRSVTRTAERLSVTQPSISHALARLRRDLNDQLYSRSSDGLRSTQLADELYPRLREAMDAIDATLTGTTGFDPATSGRTFRLLWTDLGEMSLLPPLLERISTVAPSVTLRVDPLDIARAEDRLRQGQADAVICIPRIAAPDIERTVLFDDVYCGIRATDHPRLQHEPTLAQFCAERHIAVDAAAGHTDVDEAMARVGAIRDAALRISHFGALPQLVEHSEHLAIIPRTVARQFGRSARVTPFALPIEVPPVQVSLYTYRRRMPDPGIQWLRRTVSEVLRDWSS, from the coding sequence ATGTTGTCCGACCTGAACCTCATCCGGACCTTCCTCGTCCTCCACGAGACCCGCAGCGTGACTCGGACCGCCGAGCGCCTGTCGGTGACGCAGCCGTCGATCAGCCACGCGCTGGCCCGCCTGCGCCGCGACCTCAATGACCAGCTCTACAGCCGCTCGTCCGACGGGTTGCGCTCGACCCAGCTCGCCGACGAGCTCTACCCCCGGCTCCGGGAGGCCATGGACGCGATCGACGCCACGCTCACCGGGACCACCGGCTTCGACCCGGCCACGTCGGGCCGGACCTTCCGCCTCCTCTGGACCGACCTGGGCGAGATGAGTCTCCTCCCGCCGCTCCTCGAGAGGATCTCGACCGTGGCCCCCTCGGTCACCCTGCGCGTCGACCCCCTCGACATCGCCCGGGCGGAGGACCGGCTGCGCCAGGGGCAGGCGGACGCCGTCATCTGCATCCCCCGCATCGCCGCACCCGACATCGAGCGGACCGTGCTCTTCGACGACGTGTACTGCGGCATCCGCGCGACCGACCACCCACGGCTGCAGCACGAGCCCACGCTCGCGCAGTTCTGCGCCGAGCGGCACATCGCCGTGGATGCTGCCGCGGGTCACACCGACGTCGACGAGGCCATGGCCCGGGTGGGCGCCATCCGCGACGCGGCCCTGCGGATCTCCCACTTCGGCGCGCTGCCGCAGCTCGTGGAGCACTCCGAGCACCTCGCGATCATCCCGAGGACGGTGGCTCGCCAGTTCGGCCGCAGCGCTCGGGTCACTCCCTTCGCCCTGCCGATCGAGGTGCCGCCGGTCCAGGTGTCGCTCTACACCTACCGCCGTCGGATGCCGGACCCGGGGATCCAGTGGCTGCGGCGCACCGTCAGCGAGGTGCTCCGGGACTGGAGCAGCTGA
- a CDS encoding MFS transporter: protein MPRSKPTAQTSARLVLLICALSIVFEGYDMVAYGVTLPSMLADPSWGLSTEYAGVVGSYALIGMLAGSIACGAVSDLVGRRWLMIGSTAWYSLWTGVCALAPDATLFGVARFMVGFGVGALIPLAAAMAVEFAPKGRAHAHSAVVWAGYPAGGVLASLLGLWVVDAFGPRAMYAIGTIPLILFVPLMVRHLPESPSLLLARGRQAEAFAVADAAGIDRPLPPMADERTGPRGLFTRRLWLTTVLMGVLSACGLMLTYGLNTWLPKIMESTGFGSGSALGFLLALNAGAILVPIVVSRASDRIGAQVVTAGTLAAAAVAIIVLSTHAPIGLLYVMAFVAGAGTIGAQVLIYGFAAASFPASCRAAGTAWTASVGRIGGIAGPTLVGLVIAGGSVSPAFYLFAGVACFGAVVSLLVPRRRELRAPAASAAPTAAEPTLAADPGR, encoded by the coding sequence ATGCCTCGCTCGAAGCCCACCGCGCAGACGTCGGCCCGTCTGGTGCTGCTGATCTGCGCCCTGTCCATCGTCTTCGAGGGGTACGATATGGTCGCCTATGGCGTGACCCTGCCCTCGATGCTCGCCGACCCCAGCTGGGGGCTGTCGACGGAGTACGCCGGCGTGGTCGGGAGTTATGCACTCATCGGCATGCTCGCCGGATCGATCGCCTGCGGCGCCGTGTCGGACCTCGTCGGACGCCGGTGGCTGATGATCGGCTCGACCGCCTGGTACTCCCTCTGGACGGGGGTCTGCGCGCTCGCCCCCGACGCCACGCTCTTCGGTGTCGCCCGGTTCATGGTCGGCTTCGGCGTCGGCGCGCTCATCCCCCTCGCGGCAGCCATGGCGGTCGAGTTCGCGCCGAAGGGGCGCGCGCACGCCCACAGCGCCGTCGTCTGGGCCGGCTACCCGGCCGGTGGCGTCCTCGCCTCGCTGCTCGGCCTCTGGGTCGTCGACGCCTTCGGGCCTCGGGCGATGTACGCGATCGGCACCATCCCGCTCATCCTCTTCGTGCCGCTCATGGTGCGGCACCTGCCCGAGTCGCCGTCGCTGCTGCTGGCCCGCGGGCGGCAGGCCGAGGCCTTCGCCGTCGCCGACGCCGCCGGCATCGACCGCCCGCTGCCCCCGATGGCCGACGAGCGGACCGGCCCCCGAGGCCTCTTCACCCGCCGCCTGTGGCTCACGACGGTCCTCATGGGCGTCCTCAGCGCGTGCGGGCTCATGCTCACCTACGGCCTGAACACCTGGCTGCCCAAGATCATGGAGTCGACGGGCTTCGGGTCCGGCTCCGCGCTCGGGTTCCTCCTCGCGCTCAATGCCGGTGCCATCCTCGTGCCCATCGTCGTCTCGCGCGCCTCCGACCGCATCGGTGCGCAGGTCGTCACGGCGGGGACCCTGGCAGCCGCTGCCGTCGCGATCATCGTCCTGAGCACCCACGCGCCGATCGGGCTGCTCTACGTCATGGCCTTCGTCGCCGGCGCCGGCACCATCGGGGCCCAGGTGCTGATCTACGGCTTCGCGGCTGCCTCGTTCCCGGCCTCCTGCCGGGCCGCGGGCACGGCATGGACCGCCTCGGTGGGTCGGATCGGAGGCATCGCCGGGCCGACTCTCGTGGGCCTGGTCATCGCCGGCGGCAGCGTCTCGCCCGCCTTCTACCTCTTCGCGGGGGTGGCCTGCTTCGGCGCCGTCGTCTCGCTCCTCGTTCCCCGGCGTCGCGAGCTGCGCGCGCCAGCCGCATCGGCCGCACCGACGGCCGCTGAGCCGACCCTGGCCGCGGACCCCGGCCGCTGA